Below is a window of Caldichromatium japonicum DNA.
GATGGCGACCTTGACCTCATCGGTGCTGAGTTTCAGCAGGCTTTCCTTGAGCGCTTCCAGACTACCCTGGACATCGGCCTTCAGGATGATATTGACCGACTTCTGCTCGCCCTCCTTGAGCTGGGTAAAGAGCTGATCCAGGCTAACTCCGCGCTGTTCATCGAGTCGGCTCTGGCGGGAACGGGCAGCACGCAGTTCAGCGACCTCACGGGCACGGCGTTCGTCGCTCACGACTACGACATCATCGCTTGCATTCGGGGTGCCGGAAAGACCCAGGACCTGCACTGGGATCGAGGGCCCAGCCGCCTCGACCGTACGTCCCGACTCATCAAACATGGCGCGCACCCGGCCATATTCGGTTCCCGAAACGATGATATCGCCGCGTTTGAGCGTCCCTGCCTGGACCAGGACGGTGGCCACCGGCCCCCGCCCTTTGTCTAGGCTGGATTCGATGATGGTGCCGCGCGCTGGGCCCTCGATGGGGGCCTTGAGCTCTAACACCTCGGCCTGAAGGAGGATGGCCTCCAGGAGGTCATCGATCCCCGCACCGGTCTTGGCCGAGACCTTCACCATCATGGTATCACCGCCCCATTCCTCGGCCAGGACCTCGTGCTGGGTCAATTCCTGCATCACCCGATCCGGATTGGCCTCGTGCTTGTCGATCTTGTTGATCGCCACGATCAGCGGCACACCAGCGGCGCGGGCATGTTGAATGGCCTCGGCTGTCTGGGGCATGACGCCATCATCGGCAGCGACGACCAGGACCACAATGTCGGTGACCTTGGCGCCGCGCGCACGCATCGCCGAAAATGCAGCATGGCCTGGGGTATCGAGGAAGGTCACGGTGCCACGTGGGGTCTCGACATGATAGGCGCCGATGTGCTGGGTGATACCACCGGCCTCGGCAGAGGCCACACGGGTGCGCCGGATATAATCGAGGAGCGAGGTCTTGCCGTGGTCGACATGCCCCATGATGGTGACGACCGGCGGGCGTGGATACGCCTCGAACTGACCCTCTTGTTCCTCGAGTTCTTCTTGTAAGGCCACCTCGGCATCGCGCTCCTCGGCGAGGACCGCCTTGTGTCCCATCTCTTCGACAACCAGGACGGCGGTATCTCGATCGAGGACCTGGTTGATGGTCACCATCATCCCCTGCTTAAAGAGTTCTTTGATCACCTCAGACGCCTTGACCGACATGCGGCTGGCGAGCTCGGCCACGGTGATAGTCTCTGGGATCTCGACCTCGCGCACCACGGGCGCGGTCGGTTTTTGGAAGGCGTGTTTGTCCTGGAGCTGGGGTTTGGTGGGCTTTTTACGGCGACGCGGCGCACGTTCGTTCAGGGCGCCATCAAGATCTTCATAATCGCCGGGACCCACGTCCAAGGCCCGCAGACGGATCGGCGCTGCCTCCTTGCGGACGGCCTTTTTGGGCACGCGTCCCTTTTCCTTCTCCTTATCGACCTCGACCTCAACCCGCTCGGCGGCCTTTTTGACCACCTTTTTCGGCTTGGAGGTGTCAGCGCGGCGGGCCGCGGACTGGTCGGGAGGCCCAGATGGGGGATGGGTGCTGGACAGCTCGGATGTCTCGGCCTTGCTGCCTTCTTCTTGTTGCAGCGCCTGTGCCGCCTGCTCGGCCTCAAGACGCGCCTTCTCCTCGGCGCGGTGACGTTCCTCTTCCTCCTCAGTGCGACGACGGGCCTCAACCGATTGACGGCGTGCCTCCTCGGCCTCGCGCGCTCGCCGTTCCTGCTCTTCCTGTTCGGCCAGACGGCGCGCCTCTTGCTCGGCACGCAGGGCCTCCAAGGCTGCGCGGCGGCGCATATCATCGATGGCCGATCCAGAGCCGGTATGCTCGCGCTCGCCAGAACCGCCTTCGCTGGTGGGACGGCGGGCGGAGGGGACGGGCGGAGGCGCGGTCTCATCGCGGTTGAGGGGGCGTTTGTGCCGGACCTCGACGCTGACCGTCTTGCCGCTGCGCCCTGCCAGCGCTGGGCGCGAACCCGCCGTACTGCGCGGTGACGTTGCTGGCGAGATTCGCAGTTCGCTGACTGATTTGCGCTTGACGGTGATCTGAGCACCAAGCTCGCCCTCGGTTTGGTCCTTGCCGTGGCTGCGCCGCAGATAAACGAGGAGTTGCAGCTTCTCCTTTTCCGTAAGGGTCGAATCGGCGTCGCTGGCACTGATGCCGGCCTCCTTCAACTGGCTCAGAAGCCGTTCGACCGGGATGCCGACTGTGGAGGCGAGTTGCTTGACCGTGACTTCGCTCATGGACTGACCTTTTTAACCTCTATTCCCCCGGCGCATTCGCAAAGAGCGGCGCCCGCGCTTGCATGATCAACCGGGCGGCGCGTTGCTCGTCCATGCCCTCTAACTCCATAAGGTCATCGACCGCCAGGTCGGCGAGATCCGCGATGGTCTTGATCCCGCGCTCGGCGAGCATGGTAGCAAGCCGCTGGTCCATACCCTCGAGGGTCAACAACTCCTGTGCGCCGACCTCGGCGATCTCTTCGGCAGCCAGCGCGCGCATCAGAAGCACATCATGAGCGCGCGCACGCAGGATCTTAATGATCTCCTCATCCAAACCCTCGATGGCGCTCAGTTCCTCGATCGGCACATAGGCGAGATCCTCGATGTCCAGGAAGCCCTCGTCCACCAACAGCCGGGCCAACTCCTCTTCGATACCGAGTTGCGCCTTAAAGTGCTCGACCAGATGGCGGGTCTCCTGATCCTTTTTGGCAGCCGCCTCTTGTTCGTTCATGACATTGAGCTCCCACCCAGTCAGACGGGTGGCAAGCTTCACATTCTGGCCGAGGCGCCCGATGGCCTGGGCCTGATTTTCCT
It encodes the following:
- the infB gene encoding translation initiation factor IF-2, which gives rise to MSEVTVKQLASTVGIPVERLLSQLKEAGISASDADSTLTEKEKLQLLVYLRRSHGKDQTEGELGAQITVKRKSVSELRISPATSPRSTAGSRPALAGRSGKTVSVEVRHKRPLNRDETAPPPVPSARRPTSEGGSGEREHTGSGSAIDDMRRRAALEALRAEQEARRLAEQEEQERRAREAEEARRQSVEARRRTEEEEERHRAEEKARLEAEQAAQALQQEEGSKAETSELSSTHPPSGPPDQSAARRADTSKPKKVVKKAAERVEVEVDKEKEKGRVPKKAVRKEAAPIRLRALDVGPGDYEDLDGALNERAPRRRKKPTKPQLQDKHAFQKPTAPVVREVEIPETITVAELASRMSVKASEVIKELFKQGMMVTINQVLDRDTAVLVVEEMGHKAVLAEERDAEVALQEELEEQEGQFEAYPRPPVVTIMGHVDHGKTSLLDYIRRTRVASAEAGGITQHIGAYHVETPRGTVTFLDTPGHAAFSAMRARGAKVTDIVVLVVAADDGVMPQTAEAIQHARAAGVPLIVAINKIDKHEANPDRVMQELTQHEVLAEEWGGDTMMVKVSAKTGAGIDDLLEAILLQAEVLELKAPIEGPARGTIIESSLDKGRGPVATVLVQAGTLKRGDIIVSGTEYGRVRAMFDESGRTVEAAGPSIPVQVLGLSGTPNASDDVVVVSDERRAREVAELRAARSRQSRLDEQRGVSLDQLFTQLKEGEQKSVNIILKADVQGSLEALKESLLKLSTDEVKVAIVAAGIGGITESDANLAVTSNAILLGFNVRADAAARRVIEERGLDLRYYSVIYELIDDVKKAIAGLLRPVVTEEIIGLAEVREVFRSSKFGTVAGCMVVEGVIKRNNPIRVLRNNVVIYEGTLESLRRFKDDVSEVKQGFECGIGVRNYTDVRPGDQIEVFERTERARVL